One window of the Ammospiza nelsoni isolate bAmmNel1 chromosome 17, bAmmNel1.pri, whole genome shotgun sequence genome contains the following:
- the FOXL3 gene encoding forkhead box L3 — protein MFDNTQYPYNCFNYDGDDYPTCSSDEEKKFTRPAYSYIALIAMAIQQSPSNKVTLSGIYDFIMKKFPYYRSNQRAWQNSIRHNLSLNSCFVKVPRTEGNEKGKGNYWSFAAGCESMLDLFENGNYRRRRRRRNVKREHKEQRPSRVKSPSSPSISSVDSALNNISSSESKHERIEPGPKLVEPCGFAPNSVTSRQSLSNSSLAKSDSEIKFSIDYILSAPDPLPVLRSQYNMQENKYHLLEAPHINLQFWTM, from the exons ATGTTTGACAACACGCAGTACCCCTACAACTGCTTCAATTATGACGGGGATGATTATCCTACCTGTAGTTCTGACGAAGAGAAAAAATTCACCAGACCAGCGTACAG ctaCATTGCCTTAATTGCAATGGCCATCCAGCAAAGTCCTTCAAATAAAGTCACCCTCTCTGGCATTTATGACTTTATAATGAAGAAATTTCCTTACTACAGATCAAATCAAAGAGCCTGGCAGAACTCCATCCGACATAACTTATCGCTTAACAGTTGTTTTGTGAAG GTTCCCAGAACAGAAGGGAAtgagaaggggaaaggaaactATTGGAGCTTTGCAGCAGGATGCGAATCCATGCTGGATCTCTTTGAAAATGGGAATTACAGGAGAAGACGGAGGAGGAGGAACGTGAAAAGGGAGCACAAGGAGCAGAGACCGAGCAGAGTGAAAAGTCCTTCATCCCCCAGTATCTCTTCTGTGGACTCTGCTTTGAACAACATTTCCTCTTCTGAAAGCAAACATGAAAGAATTGAACCGGGCCCAAAACTTGTGGAGCCTTGTGGGTTTGCTCCAAACAGCgtgaccagcaggcagagcctgagcaaTTCCTCCTTAGCAAAATCGGATTCTGAAATCAAATTCAGCATCGATTACATCCTTTCAGCCCCCGACCCTTTGCCTGTCCTGAGATCTCAGTACAACATGCAAGAAAACAAATATCACCTCCTGGAGGCCCCGCATATTAACCTCCAGTTCTGGACAATGTGA